The Ziziphus jujuba cultivar Dongzao chromosome 1, ASM3175591v1 genome segment CTAgaaaaatttcttaataaatctgtttttggtttaaaaaatgttagttttctAGTTTGCGGCCGGAGAAGGCTTGGCTTCTTAGAAAAGCAAAAATGTGATATGACCAAAGGAAGCACAAACAGTTCTCGTGATtgtattttcattcttttttcttcttctttttattttttttatttatttattttttttttatttttaaaacaagatTCTTGATCTTTATGATATGATTATAGCTAAACTCATGTTCAAACATGGagatgggggaaaaaaaaaaattgtgctgAATGCATTGTAGAGTACTAAttatttgactttttaatatttacattCAGGTTtatgctttatttgttttattttttagcttGGTATCTCATGCTGGACTGTGTTATGACATTGCAAAGACATGTCTATTCATATGCAGATTTATGGTCAGTGGAAATGTTAGGAGGGTAGCAAAATCCCTTCTTGTAAATCGAAATACTAGCTCCTTAGAAGTGAATAAATACAGGGCATATGATACAGTTAGAACCCTTCCCCCCCTATGCAGATTATTTTCCTGCTGTAGACTTTCTTTTAGAGGACAATCTCCATATATGTTGTACAAAGTTAAGCACAAATTATCAAAGAATAGTAATTTCCAGAACTTCTATGGGATTTCAACAAACAGTACAATTTCTCACTGTGCCCAAATTTCATGGAAGAGGCTTTCTCAATTATGCACCTACCATGGCCCAGCTTTAGCACCAATAAACCAGATTGCATGTGCCGTGAGCTTGGCTTTGACACGTTCAAATCTAGTAGCTCCCAGTGTCATTGCCTTCATTATTGGAGAGTTTGCTTGGATGCGAAGAACATGGACAGAAGCAGAACACCTCCCATCAAAAGATACTCTTTATCTCCATGCACAAGATGGACGTGTATATTTAACCTCCTTTTTGCTTTCACTTCTGGAGTGTTTTATATTGTTTCTCCGAGTTATATATCTAGCATTTTTGTTCTCACCCTCCATATTGATGGCACCTTTTGTGGAATCCCTTGGAAGTCGATATAGGAAAACATGGCTTCATGTTGTCCATTGTACACTGGAAAAAGCTGGCCCAGCATTCATTAAATGGGGTCAATGGGCTGCAACTAGACCAGATCTCTTCCCAAAAGATTTGTGCACTGAATTAGCAAAACTTCAGACAAAAGCACCAGCACATAGTttttcatttaccaaaaaaagtatTGAAAAGGCATTTGGTCGCAAGTTGCCTGAAATTTTTGAAAGATTTGATGAGGAACCTGTAGCATCAGGAAGTGTTGCTCAAGTTTATAAAGCTACATTGAAATACAGATATCCTGGTCAACAGATCAAGCCCATCGTAGTTGCT includes the following:
- the LOC107430519 gene encoding uncharacterized protein LOC107430519 — translated: MSRFMVSGNVRRVAKSLLVNRNTSSLEVNKYRAYDTVRTLPPLCRLFSCCRLSFRGQSPYMLYKVKHKLSKNSNFQNFYGISTNSTISHCAQISWKRLSQLCTYHGPALAPINQIACAVSLALTRSNLVAPSVIAFIIGEFAWMRRTWTEAEHLPSKDTLYLHAQDGRVYLTSFLLSLLECFILFLRVIYLAFLFSPSILMAPFVESLGSRYRKTWLHVVHCTLEKAGPAFIKWGQWAATRPDLFPKDLCTELAKLQTKAPAHSFSFTKKSIEKAFGRKLPEIFERFDEEPVASGSVAQVYKATLKYRYPGQQIKPIVVAVKVRHPGVGEAIRRDFTIINFLAKISRFIPAVKWLRLDESIRQFAVFMMSQVDLSREAAHLSRFIYNFRRWKDVSFPRPLYPLVHPSVLVETYEQGENVLYYVDELEGNEDLKSALAHIGSHALLKMLLVDNFVHADMHPGNILVRVKRSKSSHELLFKSRPHVVFLDVGMTAELSKKDRLNLLEFFKAVALRDGRTAAECTLRLSRKQNCPNPRAFVEEVEKIFKFWNSSEGEFVHPADCMHQLLEQVRRHEVNIDGNVCTVMVTTLVLEGWQRKLDPECDVMQTLQALLFKADWAESLFYTIEGLIAP